A DNA window from Argiope bruennichi chromosome X2, qqArgBrue1.1, whole genome shotgun sequence contains the following coding sequences:
- the LOC129961030 gene encoding engulfment and cell motility protein 1-like — MPAIKDINIVKIAVEMEDQVPQLIEFDQKRPLAAIIQDLCTTWGLSDPDQYALQFSDNAHNYITEKNRNEIKNGSVLRLTFSSTKTAQEILEKLNFGTQDEKKVVLRRLAKLSADYTFALEFINKQGSNFLISMIESGNFSGELMALTLQSFVELMDHGIVSWDNLQDKFIGRVANQVNSQTSSQDPRSLQASLAILESLVLNSSGKYPLVEQEVTLPYLIVHLQSTIPEIQQNAIALINALFLKADMNKRKAVAATLTSKQIRNVIMTHIIQMQHVGAEMAHQLYVLQTLLFNLLEEKMKKRLDPQDPEAREKILELRKIAFDTDTEIVNSVARKGGGYSKDYKKLGFKNHVNPAEDFIEIPPGMLALDNMIYFARNHTESYTKVVLENSCRADEHECPFGRTSIELTKLLCDILKIGEPPTEQGKTFYPMFFTHDHPFEEFFCICIVLINKTWKEMRASTEDFAKVVSVVKEQITRALNTDPPPATLEKFKSKLATLTYNEITNLWQKERSNREEWESHAKPIVELREQITPEIRNLIQKQRLQYLCEGTMFTKYSNKGQRIKDKFWYCRLSPNHKVFHFGDCDENRGVPALEELPHKLQVVEIKALVTGKECPHMKDVKKTKSTMSLAFSLIPDSDQEPLNFVVPNEKEFDYWTDGINALLGNQMVSKEYKSDLELLLSVQIRLQLLDTEGVDIPESPPAIPKDPPNYDFCYDFK, encoded by the coding sequence ATGCCTGCCATAAAGGATATAAACATAGTGAAGATCGCGGTGGAAATGGAAGATCAAGTACCTCAACTTATAGAATTTGATCAAAAACGGCCATTAGCTGCAATTATTCAAGATTTATGTACAACCTGGGGATTGTCAGATCCTGATCAGTATGCTCTTCAATTTTCTGATAATGCTCATAATTATATTACAgagaaaaacagaaatgaaattaaaaatgggaGTGTTTTAAGACTTACGTTTTCTTCTACAAAAACTGCTCAAGAAATTCTAGAAAAGCTTAATTTCGGGACACAAGATGAAAAGAAAGTTGTGTTACGCCGACTCGCAAAATTATCTGCAGATTATACTTTTGCACTTGAGTTTATTAATAAACAGGGATCTAACTTTTTGATATCTATGATTGAAAGTGGAAACTTTTCCGGTGAATTAATGGCACTCACATTGCAATCTTTTGTTGAACTGATGGATCATGGTATTGTTTCATGGGATAATTTGCAGGACAAATTTATTGGCAGAGTTGCTAATCAGGTAAATTCACAAACTTCATCTCAAGATCCTAGGTCACTGCAAGCTTCTCTAGCAATTTTAGAATCTCTAGTCTTAAATAGTTCTGGCAAGTATCCCCTTGTTGAGCAAGAAGTTACTTTGCCATATTTGATAGTGCATCTGCAATCAACCATTCCTGAAATTCAACAAAATGCCATAGCATTAATCAATGCTTTATTTCTGAAAGCGGATATGAACAAGCGAAAAGCTGTAGCAGCAACTCTGACATCAAAACAGATTCGAAATGTGATTATGACACATATTATTCAAATGCAACATGTTGGAGCTGAAATGGCTCATCAGTTATATGTACTCCAAActcttctttttaatcttttagaagaaaaaatgaaaaagagactAGATCCTCAAGATCCAGAAGCTCGTGAAAAAATCCTAGAGTTACGCAAAATTGCTTTTGATACTGATACTGAAATTGTAAACTCTGTTGCTCGTAAAGGAGGTGGATATTCAAAAGATTACAAGAAACTTGGCTTTAAAAATCATGTGAATCCAGcagaagattttattgaaatcccTCCTGGAATGTTGGCATTAGAcaatatgatttattttgctCGTAATCATACAGAGTCATATACAAAAGTGGTTTTAGAAAATTCATGTCGTGCTGATGAACATGAATGCCCATTTGGTCGAACTAGCATAGAATTGACTAAACTTTTATGTGACATACTTAAGATTGGAGAACCTCCTACTGAGCAGGGAAAAACATTTTACCCAATGTTTTTTACTCATGATCATCCTTTTGAGGAATTTTTTTGCATCTGCATTGTTCTTATTAATAAAACGTGGAAGGAAATGCGTGCTTCCACTGAAGATTTTGCAAAAGTAGTTTCTGTTGTGAAAGAACAGATTACTAGAGCTTTAAATACTGATCCTCCTCCTGCAAccttagaaaaattcaaatcaaaactgGCAACCTTAACTTACAATGAAATAACAAACCTTTGGCAAAAAGAGCGTTCAAACAGAGAAGAATGGGAATCTCATGCGAAACCAATTGTGGAATTACGTGAACAAATTACTCCTGAAATTAGAAACCTTATTCAAAAGCAGAGGCTGCAATATTTATGCGAAGGTACTATGTTtactaaatattctaataaaggtCAACGTATTAAGGATAAATTTTGGTATTGTCGCCTTTCTCCAAATCACAAAGTTTTTCATTTTGGTGATTGTGATGAGAATAGAGGGGTACCTGCTCTGGAAGAATTGCCTCATAAATTGCAAGTTGTTGAGATAAAAGCATTAGTAACTGGTAAAGAGTGTCCTCATATGAAGGATGTGAAAAAAACAAAGTCTACTATGTCTTTGGCATTTTCGCTTATTCCTGATTCGGACCAAGAACCCCTGAATTTTGTTGTACCAAATGAAAAGGAATTTGATTATTGGACAGATGGCATAAATGCACTTCTTGGAAATCAAATGGTGTCGAAGGAATATAAAAGCGATTTGGAACTTCTTTTGAGTGTGCAAATTCGGCTACAGTTACTTGATACAGAAGGTGTTGATATACCAGAAAGTCCTCCAGCAATCCCAAAAGATCCTCCTAATTATGatttttgttatgattttaaatga